tttcgttCCGgaatttgccatcctcagagaaggcgttaatcttcttcctacactgcaagactgtgaccttaccatcctgtgaccttaccgtcctggttgttattgcccttatggcaattttattgtacgtaaaaatgttcacactcgatgtcctcgcattagtaacacaccacctcacgcattccatgactGCTTgcatctccacctgcaggaccgtattatggtcagttaGTCTAATCTAGATCTCAGTCTTTGGGCTCTCTATGTAGACCCACAGGTCCACTctgtactctagctttgatccatccgtgtaacatgatccttcagatggcaatactagggtcccgTCAATCAAAGacttgctcctatcctctattcattctcccatcgccttaagtctcatagacgcaCTCTGCCCTCTgatttatcgtccaatatgtcctatcgtcgcctcgattacactGCGATGGAATGAGCttcttccatcctcaatccatttttccatcgccttaagtgtcAAAGCCGCAGTGGCGGACTATCCGGCGCCCCACCTTTCcaacattttcacagcgtgcctgggatttccgaaagcctggcaggaggcaaggttggtatttataccccagcccggtaaggcaagttatgccACACCAAATGCCCAcaaacctataagccttacgtcctttctactcaaaaccatggaacgtattgcaGATACCATGATCAAGAGTAGGAAAATtcagcaaactgctcaaatacaaacagcatgtctatgtccagggaaggtcgttggagactgccctgcacgaggttgtgcataaaatagaagaaaccttcgatgccaaaacgtacacacaggcggtatgcattgacatcgagggggcgtttaacaatgtacgggccgacacactgatccagtccttagatcagtaccgggtggacccggtctttagagactggataaaccatatgctaaggaacaggtggatacattgtgtgtcccatgacataaatataatggagaaagtggcacaaggcacgccacaggggagaattagtcgccactcctatgggtgagcaccataaatgacctattacggatgctgactgaggagggatttgagccagtctgctacgcagatgatgttataatacactctggagtaaggatccgaaccagctatacagaagggccgaaaggtgcttgaatatggcatatgactgggctagacccagaggtctcaatgttaacccagagaagactgaaatacgcCTGTTTACGCGGATGATGAAGATGGGCCaacttaacgcaccacgtttcctcaataagactgACAAGATCAAACTTGTTGTAGTTAATATTCATATCTAAGGTGggggatatccaaatttcggtctcatcgaacttaacgcccttttacttgttgttctgTAGTTTAGCCACTTTCTGGTAATGAGTTTTTAATGATAAATTTTCCTTTGCTTTACCACAGGAATGCTCTCCAAAACATTTATTCCCTTTTACGACCAGAAGGTGGCAACTGCCTTTTGACAATCTTTGCACGTGCCCCTTATTTTGAGGCCTATTTGCATCTCAGCAAAACATCGAAATGGTCCCCGTATATGGGTGAGGTTGACAAATACACATGTTGTTGGCATTACTGCAAGGATCCGGAAAACGAACTCAACGGCATTTTGGAGGACATTGGATTTCGAGATATAGATGTAAAATTACGTCCAACAGTCTACACATATGAAAGCTTTGAAGCATTTAAAAGTAAGTTCAAAATAGGCGAATTCACATCATAATTTTATCATTTCATCTTCAAATGTGTGCTCATCGTAagaggaaaaaattttaagagggTAGGTGACAAAACAATTTCCTAACATTATAAAAAGGGGGCCACCGtatcgcaaaggttagcatgtccgcctatgacgctgaacgcctgggttcgaatcctggctagaccatcaaaacaaaatttcagtagtggttttcccctcctagtgctggcaacatttatgaggtcctatgccatgtaaaacttctctccaaagaggtgtcgcactgcggcacgccgttcggactcggttataaaaaagaggccccttatcattgagcttagaacttgaatcggactgcactcattgacatgtgagaagtttgcccctgttccttagtggaatgttggtgggcaaaatttgcatttgaagacTTTAACCGTTTTTAGTTGAGGCTCGgatgccaaaacacccccatgaacttgaaaatgaaaatttgtcatttccattaaggaacagcgtgAATACTTCGCTCGTACCAATGTCCAGTTcaattcaatgataaggtacctccGAACGTTGTGCAGCAGAGCAATACCGCTTAGTAAAGAAGTTATGCACGGCTAGGTATCTCGCAATTGTCGCCAGCTGGGAGACAAAAAGCTTTGCACATATTCATGTTTCCACCAAgatacgaacccaggcatttCGGGTCATGAACGGATATTCTAACGTCGGTCTATAAATTTGTACTTACAAAACTTTCCCACTTTAGAAGAACTGAATCCATCTCAAACACCCTTCATTATATTGCTAAATAGTTGAAAAAGTTAAAGCAACGGTAAAAGAAGCAAATTAAAGTTGAAGTCTTCGTAttgttaaaatattatttttacaaatatttctaGTTGATTTCCCATACATATTGTAGGATTTATTTCAGACTTACGCCCGATAAATTTCACATTGTCTTCAACTatgaaataactttcatttgagttgctATGATCAGGCTTTacattttgggggttttggtATTGGCCACTACTCTAGACTTGCGACCCAATAATTCACTTGCCAGATTCGTGTATTTGGGTAACTATAACGGTGCAAAATCAGTTCATCCACCGCCGTGATATACTATTCTTGTTTTACCATAACCTTAGTATCTATTAAATaatctaataaataaaagtatcGTTAATTTGTTTCAGGCAATATGAAAGCTGTATCCCATTATTGTCATCGCATGCCTACTTCTCTTCAGGATGAGTTTATTAGTGACTTTGCGGAAGCCATGATGAGAGCTAATCCGAACTTTGACCACTATGATAGTGATGGTAAAGCATTTCGTTTACCATTCACACAGTTGGTGATTTTTGCAAGAAAATGATGAAGACGAGAAGAAAGAGTTTGTCTTTACATAATCAACAGATCATGCTTATCCTAATAAATTAATCATACTAACCTATTTTCTCTGTAAAAAAGTTATTTCAAATACTCACAAAAAGGCAGTGGTAAATATTTGTGTAGACGGTAATTAACCGTTCCAATAAACCGAATCCAATGAGGTGGAAGTATCCGCATTTGTTTAAAAAGAATTTACTATGGTACATGAATTTCTAATATACACGAAGGGCCAAATGACCAGTTTAAGAggcaaaaagtcaatttttgaaCATAGCAACCTTccaaaagtaacaagtaaaaaggcattaagttcggccgggacgaactttggatacccaccatctcgggtatatacgtaaacctcTTTTCGTTGCAATCCGTTGAAtgttggataacttatgcacccaaagtcagcacggacattgagtggtctaataaatataagtcactgttcaattttgtagaacaaaatataaaccgatctgaaccacaaaggacacgtatgtcgaaaagcctaacataagtcactgcgtcagaTTTGAaccactgcttaaaatttcaaccaaatcggataaaaaataaagcttttataggcttcagaccctttgtcgacagatcggtctatatgacagctgtgtcttaatatagtccgatctgaaccatattaaggtcggatatatGGAGGTTCAAAATCcctccctgtttcaaatttctaaaaatagttcgatctgaaccatatttagatcggatatcgaaaggcttaaaaaaattcactgttttaaatttcagcgaaatcgggtaataaataaagcttttatgggcttcagaccccttatcagcagatcggtctatttgacagctatatctaaataaagtccgatctgaaccataattgggtcagatgtcgggaggccttaaactactcgctagttaatatttcagcaaaatcggataaaaaacaaagcatttgtaggcattagaccctctatcggctgatcggtctatatagcagctatatccaaatatggaggACGGTGGTAACTCTGTATTTCGAGATAATGTGTTACAGTGGTCGTTAGTTGTTGTCCCAagtaaaaaagttgaaaattcggGAAAAATTTGAGATCAAATTCTATCGAATTGCATCTAAAAatccgaaaaatgcatgaaatctttatttgaatcgatagtacggtccatataatttaatgattgaagattatttcatgcaaatgttgaccgcgacTGTGCTTCAAACGGTCGatctgcttagtccaattttggcatagtcTTTCCAACTTTTCGGCCGTTATCTCACTAATAGATGctgcaatgttgtcttccaatgcgccaattgaagctggcttgtttgtatagacatgagttttgacataagcgctcaccattcgaagttatgttacgattcgtatcatctttgaagaagtacggtccaatgatgccaccagcccatacacCACAACAAACTGGCTGAtcatcactccaaaatcgacaattcggcTTATGTACGTtcctattgagccaaaaatgagcttgaatataatatttcgataaaaaaaggATCTTTGACTAACTTTCCAAGAGCtcattcaccaaaaattcttCGTTGCGGCAGgtcgttcggcttcaattcttgcaccagctgtattATGGAAGGCTTTACACctaaataaaaaggaggccaccgtagcgcagaggttagcatgtccgcctatgacgctgaaagcctgggttcgtatcctggcgagaccatcagaaaaaaattttcagcggtggttttcccctcctaatgctggcaacatttgtgaggtacaatgccatgtgaaacttctctccaaagaggtgtcgcactgcggcacgccgttcggactcggctataaaaaggaggcccttatcactgagcttaaaaaaacttgaatcggactgcactcattgatatgtgagaagtttgcccctgttccttagtggaatgttcatggacaaaatttgcatttttttacacCGAAATCCTTCCTCACAATTTTCCAATTTGTTGAGCAATAGAGACCCAATTACTGCggacggcgacgaatcgataattgatggtcatcattaacactggccAATACAGCTGCGATGTTTTCGTCAGTTCGCACTCTATTTAGGCGTGTTGGTAGTTTAATCTCCAATTTATTAGTGGGAAATATAGTCACAATAGCCGTTCAGTGGGTCGATTAAATTgaacataaaatggaagaagcgcacgatgaacttttttaacagagcaggcattttgataatacaattcaatatgcgactgggaagtgttgaatGACCACATCTTCACTGATCATAGTTATGTTAATTTCAGCCTTggtgaaaatactgcagaaatgGTTCTCGTTTATGTCAGCATGCCCCAGTGCCATgctaaggggcaaacagcgaccgccatgatgCACCCCAGacctggttggtctaaggaagggccGCAggaactcttcaacagagcgaaggTCATAAGACTGttaaaagaaaatacaagggcgagctgagaaagactCAGAAAAACTCCTGGGTAGATTTCTGCAGCTCAGCGGAATATGCATCTGAGGCATATACGCTAAGGAAGTTTTTCtcttcgagacctattacggtgggatatattcagaattCAGGGactgtatggacaatgtctagtggagtaacactagaactactcgttaatATACATTTCCAGGgatggacaacgtggcgccagatcGGTTATTACTGACATGCATcgtcgactcctttaagtcgccagactCTGATGATGTACCACCGACTGAATTGCAAGCTGTGTCCGAAAGACTGGCTCCTTGTcttaggaagatatactctgcttgtttcagcatgtcgtataaacctgtgggatggagggacacaaaggttattttcattccaaaagcaggaaaatcttCCCACTCGaagacgaaagattttcgtcttattgatctgtcatcctttatgctgaaaactCTTGAGAGGTCGATAAAATCACATCTTAGGGCAGAGATTTCTGGAGATCGCCTATCGCGCCAACATCTGCATATAGCAAGAGCAAGTTCAATGAAACAACCCTCTACGTCCTAGTCGCCTGCATGGTGGGTTCCCTCACTATCCAGGAGGAGACAATGGCAGCATTTTttaacattgaaggtgctttttaTAATGCAAAACCGacttcaatcatgaaggagttcaagtttttaagcaCAACACTACCGAAAGATAGTTTAATAATAACTAACATACTAAATGGTGCATTAATTTAAGGTTGGGCTCTGTAGATCTTAAATGATGGGTCTGCAGAGTAACGCCTCAAGCAGGTGTACCGTAGCCTgtgctttggaatatagccattaataaATATATCATTGTCTCGggaagaaaaaagtttaaaataggtcgcgtatgcagatgatgtggcAATTGTGTCTAGgaaaaagtttcccagcactctttgagatatacttcaggaagctctatatGCGACAGCGAAGAGGGTTGTCGAATGTTGTCTAGGCGTCGaagacagaaatagttcttttcagcaggagatacatgtAATCTACAGtgacacctgtctccttgggaggagagaatgttccatttacagaaagcggaaaatatctgggtgttttgttggacaggaaattttaCTTCAAATCCCGCATTTTGGagaggacaagaaaggcaactcttgttcTATAacctgcaagagaaccattggTAAAAtttgggggcttagaccgcgcGTTAGACTGCGGGTATATACTGCCattgtcagacctatagtgctttatggtgttgtggtctggtggacgacgttttaaaagtccacttactgttcaatactcaactggatccaaaggatggcttgtttgtgcattacagaaGCACtgtggacgacaccatctgatgcaatgacctaaatgctacatctaatgcccctGGACATTGTAGCTAGACAAATTGTTGTCTTAGGGCGGCTACGGTCATGGTGTTATCTTTGATGCAATGCcctatgttccaggcagtatgaAATACATATTGCCTGAGCCGTTTttcgataaaaagtactgtaccaccatGGCTGATaaaaccaattggaactacgatatccctggtaaacgAATTTGCACAGACTTCTTAGcgcatggttccaaactagacgaccaggtgggctttagggTATGCTCTGAAGATCTAGGACGGGTTACaccgagaaggttacccgaccgctGCAGTTTGTAACACTGCAGAGGTGGAATGGCTGAGATATaacgtcataacgacgattggcatatatatcttttcagacagccaggcagccatcacaattcctggagaacgtatttctgaacccaAAAACTGTCCtcgatctctcaacgagatggttgaactgctttaaattcacctgttctgggtaccacagagatatccaacGGAATTTttagcttgcaagactaggaactaccttacacattccaggggaactggaatctatggctatgcttctagcgacaggtaagctaagttttcaggatcaagtCCGAAGGGCAATATgtgatagatggtcataaatcgggggttgtgaacattccaaaattatttgaTCTAATCTAGATTTAAAGAGGTCAACCGCtttgctagaacagacgtctgagTATCCGTCATGactggtcactgtctgatcggaaaacatgctgacagactgaacaACTTTTGCCGGagcagtccgtctgtccaatgATCTAGCTTATGAAAAATCAACTTACATTAGTAAAATTTCTCCACAGCAGGTAGGCGACGaatgaatcacgagctgtatgagctgtatgacgactatagcacagttacacgcatcaaaatacaactggttggctaggtcatgttctcagaatggataaagaagctccagcaaagaagtcttttgaaggcaaacacagtggtacacgcaaaccgggaagaccaaaagcccgatggaaagatcaagtggtgggagacacctcgaaactaggtgtcagtgattttagaatgagcgcattgGATAGAGGcgattggaacgctattctccgttcggctagtggaacaaatgttctgtcatagccaattaaagtaagttaagtaagagggtatattagattcaaTTTAACCGAaccatatttttatgtttttattcttCGTCATCTAATTTCCAGAAAGGTGATTTATTTTTATGTCGTTTTTGCTAAGACTATTCCCTATGtatttaaaacattaaatcaaaCCACGTGCTGTTTATCTATTTCTGGTTCGGCGACTAGTCTATTTTTAGCTCGTTTATTCAAAATATTAGTTTGCCATATTTTGCTTAATGAAAAAAAGCGTGCAAGCTTAGCACTCAATGGGACAGACAGCAACTTCAAAACAAACCTTAAAAACAagggaaaaaaagtaaaaatgtgttaaagcCGGGATGTGCAGTGTGGATACCCACGACAATGGGTGAATTAATCATCAACTTTTAAATAGATATCGATCTGCCTCCTTATGAACCACTTTACCATTTACTGACATAAAGTAATTCCTTatgctgtccgtctgtccaacgtTCTAGTTTATGAAAAATCaactttagcaaaatttttcccCAGTAGAGGGTATATCACATTCCATctaatcgaaacatatttttacaccttccaccacaggatgggggtacactaatttcgtcactctgtttgtaacttctcgaaatattcgtctaagacctcataaagtatatatatttttgatcgtcatgacattttgagtcgaactagccgaactcgtccgtccgtctgtctgtcgaaagcacactaactttcgaaggagtaaagctagccacttggaattttgctcaaatatttcttattattgtagatcggttgagattgtaaatgggctatatcggtccatgttttgatatagcggccatataaaccgatctgggatcttgacttcttaagccgctataaggcacaattcttatccgatttggctgaaactttgcatgaggtgttttgttatgacttccaacaactaatttccaaaaaggtgtcttgttttgatatagcggccatataaaccgatctgggatcttgacttcttaagccgctagaagtcacaattcttatccgatttggctgaaactttgcatgaggtgttttgttatgactttcaacaactttgctaagaatagttcaaatcggtccataacatgatattatggaacaaaagtttccttggaatatttattttcgacaattaaagagcttttagtgaaataccatgctacgaattatagtgtatcgcttgacaaacagtttaacaatataagtgcctttatctgaaccccatatgatctttattggtctacaaatttaagtttggaagtaaggtgtactccattcttaaaatactttatttcagcccaatactctcatgatatccgatttaggggtgttttcgatccccctgacacttggccctgaaaaaatatcggcatcgtatttttctttcaaataccaattatttaaaccccatattgctattggcttaggggagtttacagcatgaggcgtcccccaaacacatggcccaaaatagattatcaaattcgttttctaatcttaaataccacatattggcatggtcgaaaaatgttttacctttggggaatgttttagggaaggggtaatgccctaaaaacatggtcctaaatttggatatcaaattcgtactctactcccaaatacctttctttgagccccattttgcgatggtcactaaaaaattgctgcttgtggggtattttgtgaaaggggttgactcccagaaaattggtcccgaaagtgggtatcaattcttgctctaccccccaatacttttcatttaagcgccacattgacatggttggtaaatatggccgatttaggagtgttttggggattggggttgtcccccaaacactaagtccggaaaaatatcagcaacgtgctctattctcatatatctatttatcatttatttgaaccccatattgccattggcctcaaaattggatatcaaattcgttttctaatttcatttaaacgccctattgtaaaagtcagcaaatatgtccagtgtattggccctaaaaactattaatatttagttacactctttttaagacccatattgtcttggtgagcaaataagtcatatttgggggttgttatggtggtgggacgtccagttggcccttaatgttgatatcagatacatggtctacccccaactacctttaatttgagccccatatttccatagtcggtaaagatgaccagtttggggggtgttttcggggatgggTCGGCCACTCGACTGAGTTGGCCTTCAAAATATAAATCGGattagtgttctactctaaaaaccccctAAAAACCCTTTGagacttatattgcaatagtcagcaaatacttcctatttgggtgatgttatgggtgtgggatggccccatagatacttttcccgaataatggcatcagattcgtgctttagaTCAGATTtaagagccccatattgctatggtcgaaaatttgtcccctttgggggatgtttttggggagaggcggccccaaaaCAATTGGtcccgtatttggatatcagattcgaattctatactaaaataccttttaattaagccccctattgccatggtcagtaaataagtcctgtttggggtgtgttttggggaaggggtggaccctcaaaAACGtaatcccacatttggatattactcgtaaatacctttcatttgagtcccatattgccatggtcggtaaattttgccgatttaagggtgttttggaggttggggcggtccccctaacatttggtccgacagttggatatcagatacgttttcccatcttaaatacctttcatttgagtcccatattgtcgtgattggtctaaatatatgattggtaggttttaggatggggcgccccccttggtaccccatccgaaatttggataccaaatttttatggtAAGGGTACTATagaagagcacacaaaatttcgcttgaatcgcaccaccaatctccgagatctggagtttctgaaaattaggatgagggggagggtccgctcccttcagatatcaaaaaatgtagtaccctattttcaacacgggatcattatgcaaatcggttcagccgtttctgagtctacaaggaacacacaaacaaacaaatctacaaacaaacacaaattgatttttatatataagaagatacagtaataaaatctaaaaattttaacaacatttaTTCATTTATATTCTTGGTAAGTAATATAGTACATCTAAAATATAATATCAATCACATATGTGTATGAACCTCCTACTCAACTTATATTCTTGCTATGGCGATCTGAAGTAATAAAATCATTCATGA
The Stomoxys calcitrans chromosome 3, idStoCalc2.1, whole genome shotgun sequence genome window above contains:
- the LOC106092539 gene encoding juvenile hormone acid O-methyltransferase, which gives rise to MDNPELYHKTNQMQRHNAGEIVREYLQNFNWRTEGPYTLIDLGSSIGDVLLEVVYPILDRKFNRIVCSDINPGMIEYGKQLFGEKIKNSEFRVFDIATTGDIPSDLKDQFDIVVSFFCLQLIPDQRNALQNIYSLLRPEGGNCLLTIFARAPYFEAYLHLSKTSKWSPYMGEVDKYTCCWHYCKDPENELNGILEDIGFRDIDVKLRPTVYTYESFEAFKSNMKAVSHYCHRMPTSLQDEFISDFAEAMMRANPNFDHYDSDGKAFRLPFTQLVIFARK